The following coding sequences are from one Cydia splendana chromosome 15, ilCydSple1.2, whole genome shotgun sequence window:
- the LOC134797348 gene encoding uncharacterized protein LOC134797348, with amino-acid sequence MKRRNAESGKLRRPLKRTKITEGMYGNSLLYLKFVMLWATVVLADYMLEFRFEFLWPFWMMLRSVYDSFKYQGLAFSVFFICIALTSDMICFFFIPLQYIFFAASTYVWVQYVWYSFAEKGICLPTVVVCCFLVYVEGALRSERTVSMELTRPLAAHCVGYPAVTLGAGVKAHITRRLRLRRQRQVRQENEFYFQLMRDALPESALEQNQPSKDGAPAECAAQAASAHAPAATDARHLNGSLKKRQPNGTADPALHAKVGRRRAGGVCGAGGGSARAGGDGRAASQRLAQEAAAERHRRPRATCQGRKVFRTQNQLFKDGAPAECAAQAAAAHAPAATDARHLNGSLKKRQPNGTADPALHAKVGRRRAGGVCGAGGGSARAGGDGRAASQRLAQEAAAERHRRPRATCQGRKVFRTQNQLFKDGAPAECAAQAAAAHAPAATDARHLNGSLKKRQPNGTADPALHAKVGRYSVHRTSCSKTARRCGAGGGSARAGGDGRAAPQRLAQEAAAERHRRPRATCQGRKVFRTQNQLFKDGAPAECAAQAAAAHAPAATDARHLNGSLKKRQPNGTADPALHAKLDKLEKPAANGRAHALSNGQAGIDDDHSKGTRNCGTKPSKCEKKEASTLKEEKKKSKNKDKDSSDSHKSTEQIKEQIVKEKEVESTKETRSNKECNSSKEKEKALEKERERETRERDKERERERERERELREAREYAEEIKRLKAELATSRNNEAEARRALAAAAAADRQRRAEHAQLKQQHQALQHKIATWRTHERATLERRLGEERRARTAAEHQLQRAKRQPQQIATWRTHKRATLERRLGEERRARTAAEHQLQRAKRQPQQIATWRTHKRATLERRLGEERRARTAAEHQLQRAKRQPQQIATWRTHKRATLERWLGEERRARTAAEHQLQRAKRQPQQIATWRTHKRATLERRLGEERRARTAAEHQLQRAKRQPQQIATWRTHKRATLERWLGEERRARTAAEHQLQRAKRQPQQIATWRTHKRATLERRLGEERRARTAAEHQLQRAKRQPQQIATWRTHKRATLERRLGEERRARTAAEHQLQRAKRQPQQIATWRTHKRATLERRLGEERRARTAAEHQLQRAKRQPQQIATWRTHKRATLERRLGEERRARTAAEHQLQRAKRQPQHNSTTNNNNQSGCDNEWCRAAIRCGEAETSALRRELARARQHATDQARALESCSPAPASPSPSPGAGAGEGGARLAAACAALSERSAHLQRALSAETRVKLDLLQALGDAKRHMHIQEGLISRQEKEIEELKAQMLAVMPTEFVQAAGAGVSKLRLTDGSPLDPNASVYTPKQLCSDA; translated from the exons CTCGCTCCTGTATCTGAAGTTCGTGATGCTGTGGGCCACAGTGGTGCTGGCAGATTACATGCTGGAGTTCAGATTCGAGTTCCTGTGGCCGTTCTGGATGATGCTCCGATCTGTTTATGACTCATTCAAATACCAGGGACTT GCATTCTCAGTATTCTTCATCTGCATAGCGCTCACGTCCGACATGATATGTTTCTTCTTCATACCGCTGCAGTATATATTCTTCGCGGCCAGCACGTATGTGTGGGTGCAATATGTATGGTATTCAT TTGCAGAAAAAGGCATATGCCTACCCACAGTAGTGGTGTGCTGCTTCCTAGTGTACGTAGAAGGAGCGCTCCGGTCAGAGCGGACAGTCAGCATGGAGCTGACGCGGCCGCTCGCggcgcactgcgtgggctacccCGCCGTCACGCTCGGAGCGGGCGTCAAG GCGCACATAACGCGAAGGCTGCGGCTGCGGCGGCAGCGTCAAGTGCGGCAGGAGAACGAGTTCTACTTCCAGCTCATGAGGGACGCGCTACCTGAGAGCGCGCTGGAGCAG AACCAACCGTCCAAAGACGGCGCGCCGGCGGAGTGTGCGGCGCAGGCGGCGTCAGCGCACGCGCCGGCGGCGACGGACGCGCGGCATCTCAACGGCTCGCTCAAGAAGCGGCAGCCGAACGGCACCGCCGACCCCGCGCTACATGCCAAGGTAGGAAG ACGGCGCGCCGGCGGAGTGTGCGGCGCAGGCGGCGGCAGCGCACGCGCCGGCGGCGACGGACGCGCGGCATCTCAACGGCTCGCTCAAGAAGCGGCAGCCGAACGGCACCGCCGACCCCGCGCTACATGCCAAGGTAGGAAGGTATTCCGTACACAGAACCAGCTGTTCAAAGACGGCGCGCCGGCGGAGTGTGCGGCGCAGGCGGCGGCAGCGCACGCGCCGGCGGCGACGGACGCGCGGCATCTCAACGGCTCGCTCAAGAAGCGGCAGCCGAACGGCACCGCCGACCCCGCGCTACATGCCAAGGTAGGAAG ACGGCGCGCCGGCGGAGTGTGCGGCGCAGGCGGCGGCAGCGCACGCGCCGGCGGCGACGGACGCGCGGCATCTCAACGGCTCGCTCAAGAAGCGGCAGCCGAACGGCACCGCCGACCCCGCGCTACATGCCAAGGTAGGAAGGTATTCCGTACACAGAACCAGCTGTTCAAAGACGGCGCGCCGGCGGAGTGTGCGGCGCAGGCGGCGGCAGCGCACGCGCCGGCGGCGACGGACGCGCGGCATCTCAACGGCTCGCTCAAGAAGCGGCAGCCGAACGGCACCGCCGACCCCGCGCTACATGCCAAGGTAGGAAGGTATTCCGTACACAGAACCAGCTGTTCAAAGACGGCGCGCCGGTGCGGCGCAGGCGGCGGCAGCGCACGCGCCGGCGGCGACGGACGCGCGGCACCTCAACGGCTCGCTCAAGAAGCGGCAGCCGAACGGCACCGCCGACCCCGCGCTACATGCCAAGGTAGGAAGGTATTCCGTACACAGAACCAGCTGTTCAAAGACGGCGCGCCGGCGGAGTGTGCGGCGCAGGCGGCGGCAGCGCACGCGCCGGCGGCGACGGACGCGCGGCATCTCAACGGCTCGCTCAAGAAGCGGCAGCCGAACGGCACCGCCGACCCCGCGCTACATGCCAAG TTAGATAAGCTAGAGAAGCCCGCGGCCAACGGGCGCGCGCACGCGCTCAGCAATGGGCAGGCTGGCATCGACGACGACCACAGTAAAGGTACAcgaaatt GTGGTACAAAACCGTCGAAGTGTGAAAAGAAAGAGGCCAGTACGTTAAAAGAAGAGAAGAAAAAGAGTAAAAATAAGGATAAGGATAGCAGCGATAGTCATAAGAGTACAGAACAGA TAAAAGAACAAATAGTTAAAGAAAAAGAAGTGGAAAGTACAAAAGAAACGAGAAGTAACAAGGAGTGCAATAGCAGCAAGGAGAAAGAGAAGGCACTAGAAAAGGAGCGGGAGAGAGAAACGAGGGAGCGGGACAAGGAACGCGAGAGGGAGAGAGAGCGAGAACGCGAATTG CGCGAAGCTCGCGAATATGCCGAAGAAATAAAGCGACTGAAAGCCGAGCTGGCAACGTCGCGCAACAACGAGGCGGAAGCCCGGCGCGCGCTggcagccgccgccgccgcggacCGGCAACGTCGCGCCGAACACGCGCAGCTCAAGCAACAGCATCAAGCGTTGCAACATAA AATAGCGACGTGGCGCACGCACGAGCGTGCAACTCTAGAGCGGCGGCTCGGCGAGGAGCGGCGCGCGCGCACCGCCGCCGAGCACCAGCTGCAGCGCGCCAAGCGACAACCGCAACA AATAGCCACGTGGCGCACGCACAAGCGTGCCACCCTGGAGCGGCGGCTCGGCGAGGAGCGGCGCGCGCGCACCGCCGCCGAGCACCAGCTGCAGCGCGCCAAGCGACAACCGCAACA AATAGCCACGTGGCGCACGCACAAGCGTGCCACGCTGGAGCGGCGGCTCGGCGAGGAGCGGCGCGCGCGCACCGCCGCCGAGCACCAGCTGCAGCGCGCCAAGCGACAACCGCAACA AATAGCCACGTGGCGCACGCACAAGCGTGCCACCCTGGAGCGGTGGCTCGGCGAGGAGCGGCGCGCGCGCACCGCCGCCGAGCACCAGCTGCAGCGCGCCAAGCGACAACCGCAACA AATAGCCACGTGGCGCACGCACAAGCGTGCCACGCTGGAGCGGCGGCTCGGCGAGGAGCGGCGCGCGCGCACCGCCGCCGAGCACCAGCTGCAGCGCGCCAAGCGACAACCGCAACA AATAGCCACGTGGCGCACGCACAAGCGTGCCACCCTGGAGCGGTGGCTCGGCGAGGAGCGGCGCGCGCGCACCGCCGCCGAGCACCAGCTGCAGCGCGCCAAGCGACAACCGCAACA AATAGCCACGTGGCGCACGCACAAGCGTGCCACGCTGGAGCGGCGGCTCGGCGAGGAGCGGCGCGCGCGCACCGCCGCCGAGCACCAGCTGCAGCGCGCCAAGCGACAACCGCAACA AATAGCCACGTGGCGCACGCACAAGCGTGCCACGCTGGAGCGGCGGCTCGGCGAGGAGCGGCGCGCGCGCACCGCCGCCGAGCACCAGCTGCAGCGCGCCAAGCGACAACCGCAACA AATAGCCACGTGGCGCACGCACAAGCGTGCCACGCTGGAGCGGCGGCTCGGCGAGGAGCGGCGCGCGCGCACCGCCGCCGAGCACCAGCTGCAGCGCGCCAAGCGACAACCGCAACA AATAGCCACGTGGCGCACGCACAAGCGTGCCACGCTGGAGCGGCGGCTCGGCGAGGAGCGGCGCGCGCGCACCGCCGCCGAGCACCAGCTGCAGCGCGCCAAGCGACAACCGCAACA CAACAGTACAACCAACAACAACAATCAGTCGGGCTGCGACAACGAGTGGTGCCGCGCGGCTATTCGTTGCGGAGAGGCTGAAACCTCGGCGCTCCGCCGCGAGCTAGCGAGAGCGAGACAGCACGCCACGGACCAG GCGCGGGCCCTGGAGTCGTGCTCGCCGGCGCCggcctccccctccccctcccccggTGCCGGCGCCGGCGAGGGCGGCGCGCGGCTGGCGGCGGCGTGCGCGGCGCTGTCCGAGCGCTCGGCGCACCTGCAGCGCGCGCTCAGCGCCGAGACCAGGGTCAAGCTGGACTTGCTGCAGGCGCTGGGCGACGCCAAGCGACACATGCATATACAGGAGG GCTTAATATCCCGTCAAGAGAAAGAAATCGAAGAGCTAAAAGCTCAAATGCTAGCCGTGATGCCGACGGAGTTCGTGCAGGCCGCGGGCGCCGGCGTCAGCAAGCTGCGCCTCACCGACGGCTCCCCGCTCGACCCTAACGCCTCCGTGTACACGCCCAAGCAGCTGTGCTCGGATGCCTAA